The stretch of DNA AAGATATTACAGAACCAAAGGCACTCATACAAGATCATGTCACACATCCCTTCACTGGACCGGCTCATTGACGGCTTCGTACCGGGAGAGCTTATCGTGATATCTGGACCCACGAAGAACGGCAAGAGCCTTTTCTCGCAGACCCTCACGAAGAATTTTCATGACCAACATGCAATTTCGCTATGGTTCAGTTACGAACTTCCCCCGCACCAGTTCCTTTCATGCTTCCCCGAACTGCCCCTGATATACATGCCGAAGATGCTCAGGTCTGCGGATTACGACTGGCTCGAACAACGCATCATGGAGAGCTTCACGAAGTACCGCACGAGGTTTATCTTTCTGGACCACCTGCATTACCTCGTGGACATGGCCCGTCTGCGAAACCCGTCGATTGAGATAGGTTCCGTCATCCGGCGGCTCAAGCTGTTAGCAGTGCGCGAGGAGTTGGTAATCTTTCTCATGTGCCACACCAAGAAGTTCAACCGGGACGGCAACGACTTCGGGGAGATCAGGGATTCATCGTTTGTGGAGCAGGAGAGCGACTGCGCTTTGATGGTCCGACGGTTCCCGGACATCGATGACAACGTTGCCTGTCTCATGGTGAACCAACACCGGCGGACCGGAGTCCTGCAAAAAAAGGTATGGCTTGAAAAGCAAGGGAACTACTTAGTTGAGACGACGGATCGGGAAACTGATTTCGGTTCAAAAGAATGTCGTGAAACGGGAAGACGATACTGGGACGATTGAGATTCATAGGCACACTTTAGGCACATGGGAATGAAACGCTCTGGAATAACGCAGAAAAAAACCGCGCAGGGGATTTGTAATCCCTCGTCACCGCGTCTTCTTACCATAAAGAAAGGTGCTGAGCGATTGGGTCTTACCGTTTGGGCAATGCGCGAGCGCGTATGGGCGGGTGACATTCCTGTCGTACGGTTTCCCGGTGGCCGTAAAATGTACATAGATGTAAACGACCTTGAGGACTTCATTCAAAGGAACAAGACGGTTTTTGTATAAGCCGTAAGGCACTACTTAGAAATTTTTTATCTAAATCATTAGGCAAATCAAGGCATAGGTGGCAGGCACATGGGCGGTTTTTGGTCGGGGTTCAAGATTAATTCAAAGGAAATAGCAGAACATCAAAATCGGATTGATATCCGATGGCTCAAAAAGCAGGGATGTCTCCGTCGTGGAATCACGACAACTCTCTCATGGGAATGCAGAGGAGTAAAAACTGGGGCCATTCAGTATCACGTTGAAGATAATCACGTAGTATTAAACTATCTATATCGGCGCAACGGTAATGAAGGGGAATCGGTGGAGCAGAAAATATTCTTTGACCGGACGCCCTGCAATTACGGCGGGTACAGGAGATGGCTTCGGTGTCCTCGCTGTTATCGGAGAGTTGCCGTCCTTTATGGGGCAGGGAAATATTTTTTTTGTCGCCATTGCCATGATCTGCACTATTTGAGCCAAAGGGAAAGCAGGATGGGACGACTTATTACTAAGGCCAGCAACATCCGGCGTCGACTTGGAGGGAGTGGCGATCTGATAGGCGTACCGTTCCCTTCCAAACCAAAGAACATGCACTGGAAGACTTACTGGAAGTTGAGAATAGAAAGCGAGAACGCCCGCACCTATTCTCTGATGATTGCTGCAAAACGAGTCGGGATCAAGCTCGATGAAGAAGAAACTGTATGAAGATCATACTCATGGAGGTCACGATGAAACAAAAGAAACGCCAACAACGATTGACACCCGGCGAGACGATCAGGGCGTATTGTATACATTGCACCGGGGGGAGTTTTCAGGCTGTAAAGGACTGTGACGCCACGGACCCAGAATATCATGCATGCTCCTTTCATAAATACCGTCTGGGAAAGGGACGTCCGTCAGTTAAGCTGATCCGTAAGTTCTGTCTTCAGTGCGCGGGCGGAAACCGTGTCCTAGTTGAAGACTGCGAAATAAATGATTGTCCCTGCCATCCCTTCCGAATGGGGAAGAATCCTGCATACGAGGGGAAAGGTCGGAGTGCGGAAGAACTGAGAAAGATTCTTCCTAAAAATAGGGGGCTTGTCAGTAATCTTTCCTTCGATTTTGGACAAACTCCCCTTCCCCCTACTCCTACCATTACCCGAATCGAGAAAATGGATTTGAGAGAATAAAATGCAGGTTAAGGGGGAAATCAACTTGTTCTTATCGGGAGATATTTCGAAGGTTACCGACGGCACCGTTTAATCATGTACGTAGTTCATTCAAAACCAGAGCGCGGGTGCGATAACAACCAGCCCGAAGTCGGTTGTAAGTCCCGGAAGAAAACTTGATGCAACAACGGTCCTGCTAAGGCAGGTAGGAAGCCTAACCGAAAATGGGCTGCCCTTGGAAATTTTAAATAAGATGTCTCAGAATGAAATAGTCTGTCCAGGTTACTGCTTACATATACAAAAGCACCTGTGTCCACATTCAGTCTCCGGAACATTTTATTGAATCCCGAATAAAAGGTACAGTGTTAATCGTGAAGCTATTGTAGGTTTTTACCTGTCGAGCTACCTGATTGTTCCGTATATCATTCATGGAAAAATGCAAAATAGTTTCTTTTTTAGACAATCACAATGCCTTATCGATCAACGCCCGCACCTCGCCGATCTCCCTCGCCAATGCAAATTTCCAAATACCATAGGTTCCATCAGCATTCACTGCATTTACCCACCTCTGAGCTGCTTGTGTTTTGACTTCCGTCAAATCGTCAAAACCCTTTGTTTCAAGTATCAGGTGAATAATAGGTGCGGTTTTCAGGCGAATAATGAAGTCAGGAATGTAATCATGGGGCTGGCCATTATGCAGATAAGGGATTGCAAAGCCGAGTCCGGTGTTTTTCACGAAGGCATCTACCATCTTATGAGAGTCGATCAGATAGGTTGCGGACTGCTCCCATACTTTGGTATCGGCCACGGCGTAATTAAGATGGCTATTCACTACTTCACGAACATCTTTGCTTGTCCAATAGTCTACATCAGCAGTAGAACCAGGGCCACGATTGGTTTCATAACGCGGCACCTCCGGGGTTTCTCCTTGCGAGGTATCCGGTTTTATCGCTTCTATCAAGCGCTCTATCACCCAGCCATAATAGGGTGAAAGAAACACATCCAGGATATTGGCCGGTGCAATCGGTCTGACCTTTTTCTTGAGATAGTTCTTTACGATCCTTGCTATCTGAGGAAATAACACATGTACCGGCACCTCGCAACCCGGCTGAGAAGCATAATCATGTATCAGGTCCCGAGCCAGTTGAAAGGTCAGCTCCTGAAATCTACGCCCCTGCCGATACGGATTCAGATCCACATTTTCCAGTTTACCCGGCCCAGTCAGTGAATAGCGTCCATTATTGTTGGGAAGCCCGGCCTTCATCTGCACTTCTGGTGGAATTTTAAGTGGATCAAGATCGAGTGTTGCAATGGCATTCCAGTCAACGGTGATGCGATTGTGGATTGCCTGCCTGTAGCCATCCACACGGGGAAAGGTAATTTCAAACCGTGCCTTGGCAGGAACGGCGTTTACATGGTAGCGTTTGGGAGGCTTTGTCGTTGTGCCGCCTGTGTTCTCCTTGAATGGGATCACCTCGAATGGTACGCCGAAGACCTTTGCCACCTCTTCGGTCAGTTTGCCGTCTTCTCCGACCTGATAGCTGGAACGCCGCAATCCACGCCCCACTACCTGCTCGCAAAGCAGTTGTGACATGAAAGGACGCAGGCCGATAATATGAGTGACGGTGCTGCAATCCCACCCCTCGGTCAGCATTCCTACGCTGACAATACAGCGCACATCCCGCCCCGGTGGGTGCAAGGGGCGGTTCAGTTTCTGCGCCAGCACCTCGAATCCTTCCGGGTAGAGTTGCCTCCCCTGCTTATCCATCGGCCAGGCAATTTTCCCCACCGTGTCTAGGGTAAGGCGCATCCAGGTTGATTCGTCTCCCTTGCTCTCACCAGAATCGGTTTCGTGGATAACCTTGGAGTCAACTCGGATGGTGTATGTTGTGTCATCGGTATTGTGAAATGCTGCTATTCCCGCAGAGGGAATACCTGCCGGTTTCACATCATAGGCCAACCATTCGTGGATCATCTTGGCAATTTTGGTGTTCTTGCAAACCAGGATAAACACTGGCGGACGGGGGTCTTCACTGTTATTCTCCCATTCTTGCCACAGATCATCCCAAAGACCGGCCAACATGGCAATCGGCGTATTGACCCATTTCAGGATAGCTTCCGGTTTAGGGCTCCCTTTTTTGCCACCACGTTCAGCGGGGGTCAACTTGGGGAGAATCCAGCGCCAGACGTTGAAATAACCAGGTATCTCCGCCCCGGTGGTATCCCGTACTGCAAGCTGAGGGATCTTTACCAGACCTGATTCAATGGCGTCGGTCAGACCAAAATCGCTGACTACCCAAGGAAACGTGCGGTTGGTCTCCTGTCCCACCCGCCCCAGGTAATAGGGTGTTGCCGACAGATCGACGCAGAAGTTGATCTTTCGCAACTTGTGTATTCGGTCCAGGCCATCAATCCAGACAGTTGCCTCTTTGAAGAACTCTTCGCTTTCCTCGGCCTCACCAAACAGATCGTCCTCAGTTTCCTCTGCTTCGGGACGAGAAATTCGGTAGGCATGGTGCGCTTCATCGTTAAATACCAGGATGTTCTTTTTGCCGCCCACTTCCCGCCCCAAAACCCGGTTAATCATTGCGGTATCGCTTTCAACATACTTTAGCGATTCCACGAAAACCTTTTTCAGGTTACCATGCTTGTCCTTATCTTCGCTAATAAGGGTCAGCATCCCCGCGTCCAACTGCTTCTGAAAATCCTCCAAGGTGAGATAGCGCTTGCCCCGCGCCGTGGTAGTCTTTTTGCCGATGATAATGGTCTCCTTCATCCGGATCGGAACACCTGTCTTCGTTACCTTGGCTCCGGTTCCGCCGGTCTTCACTCCTTGCGGCTCAAATATATGCCAGTTAGTCATCATCACGCGACCCTTTGCAAGGTCGGGCATCAGGTGCGGCGGCACAAGATCACGAGTCCGATACAGGCTCGCTTCACCCCTGGACGGGTCAAGCTCCTGCAAACGGTTACGGATGGTAACGTTGGGACAGACGATCAAGATTACGTCGGAATACACGGCGTTCATCCGATCATTTACCTTATTCAGAATGCTCCATGCCGCCAGCATTCCCATGACGGTGGTCTTGCCCGAACCGGTGGCCATTTTACAGGCGTAACGCTGAAAGGCGCTGAACCCCTCGGCCTTGCGCTCGTCGCTTACATCATCAAGTGGTATGTCGATCCCTTGCAGGAAATCTCCCCGCGCCTCGTTCAGGAAGATAATCGTCTCAGCCGCCTCAATCTGGGCGAAGAACAGCCGGTGCTGCCGCCCATCACGCCGCCAGTAATTGAGAAGTTCCTGTGTGGTGCGGGTAACACCCCCTTCACCACGGAGTGCCAGAGTCCGCCACTCCTTGACTCCCACCCGGATCTGGTTGACCAGAGTCAGTTCAAGCCACAGACCACGGGCTCCTTGAGCGGCATCGCTGGACGGTGCCTTGGGGTCACGGTAAAAATAACCTGCCATGCGGCGCCCCTTCCTCCGTTCAGGTTGGTGTCCCTCCTCGATGTACCAATGTTCAGCGGGTTCGTAGTAGGGGGAGTTCAGTATCGGTTGATTAACCTCAAAGCCGCTCATCCGTTGGCCTCCTTCAGGCTCTTAATAACTTGCAGCTCATTCCCCCGGTCGTCTATCACCTTGATGGCGACCTGTGTATTCTCACCGGCGTCAAAGGGTGCGCTCATGGTTCCGGCCAGATGATCCCAGACACTCTCTTCGTGGGTGGATTTGAGCGCCTTTTTCAGGTTATCCCAAGCGTTGGTGCGGGGGAAGAAAGCTTGAGAAACATGGAAGCAGAGGCCGTTGTAATCCGTATCCAGAAACCAAGCTGGGACATCGTTTCCCTTTCGTTGATCGGTTTCCAGCGTTGTTGGATCAAAGACATCAAGCCCCACCAGTTCCACCTGATAGCGGACTGGATCGTCTTTACTTTCAGATTTTACCGTATGAACTTTTACTTCCGGCAGGCCGCAGACGCTGAAAATCTGACTGGATCGCATGTTTTTCAACAGGTCGCCCATCATCAGGTCGGTTGTTGCCTGCACATAAGTGGCGGGGATCATGATCTCGGCAGCGTTTTCAATCAGCATCCTGGCGTTGGGTTGAATGGCAAAGCCGATGACATAGAGATGTGCATATCCCTTCAGGTTGGCTTCCTTCAAAGCTTCATGCACCAGTTTCTCGCTCACGGCACCGCTTTCCGGACCGAAGACAAGGGCCACCGGCTTTTGTGTCAGAGGGAGCATGCCGGAAGTTTTTTCCTCTGCCTCCTGACATAAGTCGTCTTTTAGGCTTGGCTGCGGGGCAAGTACCGACATATCCACCAGCGCTTCCGCCGAAAGCGAAAGGGTCTTGGCCGGTGGCCGGATATTTTTCAGCGTTACCGACTTACCCCCGCCCAAGTGCAGGATAGGCGATTTGCGCAACACTTCCAGCATCCGGTCGATGAAAGAGCTGTACTGCTCTGCTGCCCCTGCTCCGGAATCCTCTTCGCCGTCACCTTCCCAATCAACCGGGGTTGGAATGGTCGCCTCTACGCAGAACGGCCCGGAGACGCGGGTGATTTTGTTTTCGATCTCCGGTCGGTCAATCAGCACCTCTTCCGCTGGCGGCTCGTTGTTGGCAATAGTCTCAAGTTTGATGTGAGGAACGATGCCACCTACTTCCTCGCCTTTCTTGTTCTGCTTACGGACGTAGACGAACCCCCCTGCCGGACCGCGAGCCTCATCCTTCAGTTGATAATAGGGGAAGGTCGCTGTCAGGAGACGTTGCCGTGCCAGCGCCAGCGGTACGCGGGAGGTGTCACAGGTAATCCAGCGGCGGCCACTCGACTCCGCAACATAGGCGGTGGTGCCACTACCGCAGGTCATGTCCAGCACCAAGTCGCCGGGATCAGTGGTTAACAACAGGCAGCGTTCAGCTACTTTGATATTGGTCTGAACCACGTACAGCTTTTCGTCGGTAAAACTGCCTGTCAGGGTATCGGTCCATATATTGCCCCTCTCCGTATAAGGGAAGTCGTCGGCAAAACGGCGATACTGAATGCTGTTCTTTGCTCTGTGGATTCGTCCGGCAGTTGCCAGCCGTTCCATACCAGTCGGGAAATTGGCCTTCCAGTGTGAGTTAGCTCCCGGATTGTAGGTTTTCCCCTCAAATACAAAAGGCTGTGGTTCGCTGGACGCTCCTTGCGATTGTAAATCGCCTGGTTTATATAGCCTTGCTCCTTCAGGTAATGGCACCTCACGACGCTTTTCCGCGGCCGTGACACCTCGGTAACTACCATCAGGCAGGAGAACCCAGCGAGCATTCCCTTCGCCTAGCACAACAGGCTGTTCTTCATAAAGTTTGTTTACCTTGACGTGCGATTTGTCTTTTGCATACCAGAGCAGAAAATCACCAAGGGTAGCAATGGTGGTGGTTTCAAATCCAGATGTTTTCTGGAAGAAAATCTGGGAAACAAAGTTTTCCTCACCAAACACTTCATCCATAACAGCTCGCACATAATGCTGGTTAATATCACTGATCTGGACAAAAACGCTACCACGGGTATGAAGCAGGTCTTTGGCGAGCAAGAGCCGGTCTCGCAGATAGGTGAGGTATGAGTGCAAACCCAGCTCCCAGGTATCTCGATAAGCTTTGACCATCTCCGGCTCGCGGGTCATGCTGTCGTCATCATTATGGTCCACGTTGCCCACATCTTTCTGGCGCACAAAGGGCTGAAAATTGGAGCCGAATTTCACCCCGTAGGGTGGGTCGAAGTAAAACATCTGCACCTGCCCGCCCATTCCTTCGTATTGGAGCAACGAGTTCATCACCACAAGTGAATCACCCAGAATCATCCGGTTGACCCATTTATCCTTGTACTCGTAAGCCTTCAGGATCTGGTCGATAATAGGGTGCTGCGGATCGTCAAACAGGCTGAACATATCAAGTTGGGAGGATTGAATCTTGTGGCTCTTAAGGGTTTCGATGATTCCCTTGGTAGAGAGGCGTTCATGGACAAACAGCGGCAAGGTCGGCACATCAAAAGAAAGCCTCTCGGCCTTACCGGCCCAGTTGAGAAACGGTCTGGAAAGAACCGCCAGCTCACGCGCCGCAGCCTGAGCTTCCTCAACCGTAGCAACCTCCAAAATCCGCTTGATGAGAGTTTCCCCTTGCTCACGAGCAGGGTTCCGGCCATCCCAGTTTAGTTCCGGGGAAAGAGAGGAATCATATTTGTATGTAGTCGGGGGTTTTTTCTTCCTGAAATTCGCCTGCGTCCCCACCTCAGGACGCATCGGGCTTTCGGCCTCGGGGTGTTTGTAGCTTTTTGCTTCAACATTGGTCACGGTAGTTTTATTGGGCTTTGCCATTTACCCCTCCAGTAAATGTCATGAGAAGATGCAAATCCAGGCTTCCAAGTTGTGAATTGAAGAATCTAATCGAAAGTTTATAGCAAGAAATGGGACGAAATAACACAGAAAACAATCTTCACTTATTCACTTATGTCGCACGCGCATTATGGAAAGAAAGCTGTCACACAAACACCTTCCTCCAATGCCTTGACTTCAATAAGCAGTCAATAAGCTCATGACACCCTCAATGTTTAATATAATTAGGTGAAATGATTTAGACATTGTTTTTCTTACAATGCCTGTCAAATCAATTTTTAGCTTAACAACAATAATCATTTTTTAGATTTCTTTTCGTTCTTTTTTATAAAGTCTTTTATCGCCTCTTCGAGTACATCGTTAAAAGGACGTTCGAGGTCAATGGCAAGCTTTTTGATCTGTTTGAGCAATTCATTATTGATAATGGTTGAAAACATTTTTTTTGTCTTCATGAGAGTAAATTAATATCAATATACAAATAAATCAAGATAATACTTGACTATATTGATATCTTGTTATATATATTTCTATATTATTCATTGATACTCCGAATCATAGGCCATGAATACAGAGATAATCACAAAACCCCTGAAGATTCCCCATACCGCAAGGATGGGGCGGACACCTATGGTCCGGGAGATATCTTCAGGGGTTTTTAATTCACAGAAGGAGGTATGAGGCATGAGATTGAAAGATGTGAAATGGGAAAACGGCAAGGGCGCTGAAGATGTCGTTCTCTGGGGTATTGCCCCTATGAAATGGCTTATCGACATGTTTGATGGTCATGAAGTGG from Deltaproteobacteria bacterium encodes:
- a CDS encoding site-specific DNA-methyltransferase, translating into MAKPNKTTVTNVEAKSYKHPEAESPMRPEVGTQANFRKKKPPTTYKYDSSLSPELNWDGRNPAREQGETLIKRILEVATVEEAQAAARELAVLSRPFLNWAGKAERLSFDVPTLPLFVHERLSTKGIIETLKSHKIQSSQLDMFSLFDDPQHPIIDQILKAYEYKDKWVNRMILGDSLVVMNSLLQYEGMGGQVQMFYFDPPYGVKFGSNFQPFVRQKDVGNVDHNDDDSMTREPEMVKAYRDTWELGLHSYLTYLRDRLLLAKDLLHTRGSVFVQISDINQHYVRAVMDEVFGEENFVSQIFFQKTSGFETTTIATLGDFLLWYAKDKSHVKVNKLYEEQPVVLGEGNARWVLLPDGSYRGVTAAEKRREVPLPEGARLYKPGDLQSQGASSEPQPFVFEGKTYNPGANSHWKANFPTGMERLATAGRIHRAKNSIQYRRFADDFPYTERGNIWTDTLTGSFTDEKLYVVQTNIKVAERCLLLTTDPGDLVLDMTCGSGTTAYVAESSGRRWITCDTSRVPLALARQRLLTATFPYYQLKDEARGPAGGFVYVRKQNKKGEEVGGIVPHIKLETIANNEPPAEEVLIDRPEIENKITRVSGPFCVEATIPTPVDWEGDGEEDSGAGAAEQYSSFIDRMLEVLRKSPILHLGGGKSVTLKNIRPPAKTLSLSAEALVDMSVLAPQPSLKDDLCQEAEEKTSGMLPLTQKPVALVFGPESGAVSEKLVHEALKEANLKGYAHLYVIGFAIQPNARMLIENAAEIMIPATYVQATTDLMMGDLLKNMRSSQIFSVCGLPEVKVHTVKSESKDDPVRYQVELVGLDVFDPTTLETDQRKGNDVPAWFLDTDYNGLCFHVSQAFFPRTNAWDNLKKALKSTHEESVWDHLAGTMSAPFDAGENTQVAIKVIDDRGNELQVIKSLKEANG
- a CDS encoding DEAD/DEAH box helicase family protein; translation: MSGFEVNQPILNSPYYEPAEHWYIEEGHQPERRKGRRMAGYFYRDPKAPSSDAAQGARGLWLELTLVNQIRVGVKEWRTLALRGEGGVTRTTQELLNYWRRDGRQHRLFFAQIEAAETIIFLNEARGDFLQGIDIPLDDVSDERKAEGFSAFQRYACKMATGSGKTTVMGMLAAWSILNKVNDRMNAVYSDVILIVCPNVTIRNRLQELDPSRGEASLYRTRDLVPPHLMPDLAKGRVMMTNWHIFEPQGVKTGGTGAKVTKTGVPIRMKETIIIGKKTTTARGKRYLTLEDFQKQLDAGMLTLISEDKDKHGNLKKVFVESLKYVESDTAMINRVLGREVGGKKNILVFNDEAHHAYRISRPEAEETEDDLFGEAEESEEFFKEATVWIDGLDRIHKLRKINFCVDLSATPYYLGRVGQETNRTFPWVVSDFGLTDAIESGLVKIPQLAVRDTTGAEIPGYFNVWRWILPKLTPAERGGKKGSPKPEAILKWVNTPIAMLAGLWDDLWQEWENNSEDPRPPVFILVCKNTKIAKMIHEWLAYDVKPAGIPSAGIAAFHNTDDTTYTIRVDSKVIHETDSGESKGDESTWMRLTLDTVGKIAWPMDKQGRQLYPEGFEVLAQKLNRPLHPPGRDVRCIVSVGMLTEGWDCSTVTHIIGLRPFMSQLLCEQVVGRGLRRSSYQVGEDGKLTEEVAKVFGVPFEVIPFKENTGGTTTKPPKRYHVNAVPAKARFEITFPRVDGYRQAIHNRITVDWNAIATLDLDPLKIPPEVQMKAGLPNNNGRYSLTGPGKLENVDLNPYRQGRRFQELTFQLARDLIHDYASQPGCEVPVHVLFPQIARIVKNYLKKKVRPIAPANILDVFLSPYYGWVIERLIEAIKPDTSQGETPEVPRYETNRGPGSTADVDYWTSKDVREVVNSHLNYAVADTKVWEQSATYLIDSHKMVDAFVKNTGLGFAIPYLHNGQPHDYIPDFIIRLKTAPIIHLILETKGFDDLTEVKTQAAQRWVNAVNADGTYGIWKFALAREIGEVRALIDKAL
- a CDS encoding helix-turn-helix domain-containing protein, translated to MGMKRSGITQKKTAQGICNPSSPRLLTIKKGAERLGLTVWAMRERVWAGDIPVVRFPGGRKMYIDVNDLEDFIQRNKTVFV